GTCAAAGCCGCCGTCCAGAATGGCTGGGTTGATGAAGAGCGAATCGTGCTCGAAACCCTGACCAGCTTTAAGCGAGCCGGGGCTGACTTGATCCTCACGTACCACGCAAAAGACGCAGCCCGATGGATCAAATAGACTAATTGTCAGGAAATCCAAACAATCAAATCAAGCGCAGCGATCGGTCAATCTGGCTTCGCTGCGCTTTTTCATGCATACAAATGCCTAAATAGCAAAGACAATTCCAACAAAAAACATCAAAACCTATGCAATTTCCGCAAACGGTAGTGTACACTACAAATTAGGGTCAGTAAGTCAGACCTCGTTCATCCAAACATTGATGCGGGCAGTTTGCTCCATCAGTATGCGGACGGAAGTAGGAATAAGCGCACTAGGCAACTATTTGCTATTAGCCGCCAATTATTCTGAAGGAACGCGCCTTTTATGTTCACTTCGATTCACATTAGAGGCGAGATTATGCAGTTTATCTACCGTGGTGTTAAGTACAACAGTCAGCCTAACGCCGCAAAAGTGCGTGAAGGTGAAGTCGGTGGGAAGTACCGAGGACAAGTTTGGCACCGCCATTTGAACACCGAAAAGGCCGCCCAAAAACCGCTACACAATCTCAAGTATCGCGGCGTGGCTCTGACTCTTTAGTCACTTCCATAGCACATCATCGCTGTCCGGTCATGATGCGAGTCCTGCTGGACAACGATGATGCATACAGTCAGTTCACTAACCGCAAACTTCAAGAAAGTTAACTGCATCCGTAGGTATTTTCCACGAAATGTAGCGTACAATACAGAAGTTAAAGTGATTGACTCGTTCATCCAGGTTTCTACTCAATCAAATCATCGAATAGGAATTTGGACGGAAGTAAGAATTGCGGTGCTCACACTTTTCACCGAGTACCGGGTTTTCTGAAGGAACGCGCCTTTTATGTTCACTTCAATTCACATTAGAGGCGAGATTTATGCAACTTATCTACCGTGGTGTTCAGCACGATCGTCAGACCGCTGCGCTCAAGGTTCGTGAAACCGGCGTTAGTGGTAAGTATCGGGGCCAAGTTTGGAACCAACAGGCACTAGCTGAGACACCAGCCGCCGCGCCCTTACATCACCTAAAGTATCGTGGTGCAGCCTACACAATTGGCGAGATCGAGACGGCCAAAACACGTCAGCCGATCGAGGCAGTGGTCCCTTCCGGCACCGTCTTGAGCAACCTGCTGCCACAGGTTAGCCGCCTACATAAAGCCAACCTACAGCACAATATCGAGCATCGACTTGAAGTTGCTAAAGCTCAAGGCAACTCAAACTTGATTGCAATGCTTGAGCGTGAATTTCAAGAAGTCATGTCCTAAAGCAACGCGATTGCCAGTTTTCATTCACAGCTGGCAGCTTAACCGTTCAACAAAAAGGGTCAGTTGCATTCACGCAACTGACCCTTTTTGTGTTGATTCAGCTCAACCAGGCGTTATCAAACTACGCTTCTAAACCCAACTCGCGTTTCAACAAGCTAATCGATCGTGCATCAATAAAGTTCTCAAACGAAATTAATTGCGGTGGCCGAATGATGTCTTCCCGCGCAGCAACAATCGCGGCTTTCACCGTGTCATAACTCGCTTCATCACAAATAATCGTCTGGGCATTGCGGACCATCGCATCGAGCTTATAGCGATCGCTCACCGCCGAGGTTAATACCAGCAGTTCCTCGCCCCGAATACTGTAGATAATAACTTCCGCCACTCCCACAGTTTCCGCACTGAGACTGACAACACCCAAGCTATGGCCTTTCGGGAATTCGCGAATTAATTTGATCTCCTGCTCGAAATTATAGATATCGATCGGAATCACACGCGCTGCCCGTGGCGTCGTAATCGCTTCGGCTTGGGCAATAAAGTAACGGCTAGTCACAACCGTACTCGACTGACTTTGATCTAAGACCTGCTCAAGCTCCTCCATCGGCACCAGTTGCATCGGAATATCTAGCGCTTTTTTCAGCTCGCGCAGAATCATTTCGCCTGCCGCAAGGTCATGCTTCGGGGCGGCGACTAACACCTGTGCGCTACAGCGCAAGCGCCAGTCAATCTCCGCCAGAAACAACTCCCGCGCTTGGCCCAAGGAACAGCCCTGCTTCAGCAACTCATCAACCGTATGTTGAATTAGTTTGTGCGATTCGGGAAATTGGCTCAGCAGAGGCGATCGACTACGGGCCGCACCTTCTGCCGTCTGATCCCGCACGTAAATCCCGGAACCCGCTTGGGCATCAACCACCCCCGCATCTTCCAGTTGCCGATAAACCTTACTAATCGTGTTGCGGTGTAACCCAGTCAACATCGCCAATTGCCGCGTACTGGGCAAACGATGTCCAGGCGGAAATTGACGCGAGGCGATCGCAAACAAGATCTGGTTATAAAGCTGAGTTGAGGCAGGAATGTCACTATCCGCCTGAATCTTGAACTGCACAGTCAAAACCTCGGGTAGGCAGGCAATAAATCAGTGGCTCAATCATCAATATCTGCCACAGAAGCGTATGCTGAAAGAACCATAGCTACGGTAGAAATACCAGTGACGCAAGCACTAATAGCTCTAGTTATAACCTCTGTTATCGATTTAGTGGCACAAGAGCTTATGCCAGTTCTGTAAAATTTTGTAAATGCACCGACGACCCTTATCGTGACTCAGCCGCTTCAGACCGAATCCATCCAAATCCCCAATGGTGCGCTGCAAATCGCCGCCTACCAATCTGCCCCCCAAGCCCCTGGCAACTATCCCTGCATCATTGTGATTCAGGAAGTATTTGGGGTAAATGCCTACATTCGCGATGTCTGCGATCGGATTGCCAGTTGGGGATTCATCGCTGTGGCACCAGCGATTTTTCAACGCACGGCCCCCGGATTTGAAGTCGGTTATCGCCCGGAAGATCTAGCCGCGGGACGATCGCACAAAGACCAAACGAAAGCGCCGGAGCTGATCAGCGATATTCAAGCCACGATCGCCTATCTCAAGCAACAACCCCAAGCCAATGCCCGGCAATTGGGCATTATCGGGTTCTGCTTCGGTGGACATGTCGCCTACCTCGGGGCAACCCTGCCAGAAATCAAAGTATCGGCGCTGTTCTACCCGAGTGGCATCGCCGTCATGACACCAGGTGGTGGTGAACCCTCACTCACATTGGCTAACAAAATCCAGGGAACCATCTACGGTTTCTTTGGTTTACAGGATCCGATTATTCCCAACAGCCAAACGGACCAAATTGAAACGACTTTTCAGCAGCAAGGGATCAAGCATCAGATTTTCCGTTATCCCGCTGATCATGGTTTCGCTTGCGATCGACGTCCGGCTTACAACGCTGAAGCAGCAACCGATGCATGGAAACATACCCAAGAATTATTTGACACACTCAAGCACAACTCATGATGTCGCCCCATGGTTCGGCGATCGCAGTAAAGAACTGTCATGACCAACATCTGCAAGACGGGCTAAACTGACAAATGGACAAAATTGCATTAGTTTAATTGCCCCTCATGACTGACTCCACCGCCTCCTTCTCAATGGAGGACTTTGAAAAAGCCCTTGGTCAATTCGATTACGAATTTTCTAAAGGTCAAATCGTCACAGGAAAAGCCGTTGCTTACGAAAGCGACTTTGCGCTGATCGATATTGGTGGCAAGTCTCCCGGTATCCTGCCTAAGGATGAAGCTTCCGTCTACGCCACAAACGATCTATCGACGATCGTCCCCGTCGATGAAGCACGCGAGTTTCTGATCATTCGCGAGCAGAACGCCGATGGTCAGGTGACCCTTTCCCTGCGTCAGCTCGAACAGCGCAAAATTTGGCAGAAGCTGGTCGAGATGCAAGAAAGCAAAGAGAGCTTCCAGGTTAAAGTCACCGGCAGCAACAAAGGTGGCGTGCAGGTTAATGCAATGGGTCTGCGTGGCTTTATTCCACGATCGCATCTGGCCAATCGCGGCAATATTGAGGGCATGAAGGGGCAAACGCTCTCGGTCTTAGTGCTAGATATGGAAGAGAACCGCAACCGCATCGTGCTCTCCAACCGACTCGCAACCCGTGCCGCCAGCTTTAGCCAATTGCAAATCGGGCAAATTGTGGAAGGCACCATTACAGGTATCCGCCCCTTTGGCGCATTTGTCGAATTTGATGGCAACTCTGGTCTCCTCCACGTTAGCCAAATCAGCAACAAACGGGTTGATGACGTCAACAAAGTGCTCAACGTCGGCGACACCATCAAGGTTTTGATTGCGGATCTGAACGAGGGTGAAAATCGGATCGCCCTGACCACAAAGCACTTTGAGAGCTTTCCGGGCGAAATGCTAGAAAATTCGCAGAAAGTCATGGAAGAAGTCGATGATCGGGCCGAGCGAGCCCGGAAAACCCTCATGGGTAGCGGCGACGCTGCGTAGTTTTAGTGGGACTTGGTGGGTTGGTTAAACTTGCTTGATTCGTCAACTTGTGTGATTCGCCAACTTGCTTGATGACAATGCCATCAGTTCAATCGCCCCCAAGGCAGGATTACCATGTTCCCTCAAGCCAACCCTAAAGCGAGGGAGCTGAGGGAACAAGATTTTGCAATGTCACCCTGCACATTCCAAACTAAACAAGACTTATGCCCCCAGAAAGCCTTAATATTTTTGCTAGGGCTTTGACTTTAAAAAACCTGATAATAGAACCTGTTGAGGCAACGCATGGCAATTACTTGGGAACTAGATTTCTACTCACGTCCGATCGTCGATGAGAATAACAAGAAAGTCTGGGAAATCTTGCTCTGCGAAAGCCAAACCGGTATCACACCGCCCAGCAAACCGCTGTTTAAATACGCGGAATATTGCGCCAACAATCAAGTCAACTCCATCTGGATCGCCGAAGCCATGCAACGGGCGATCGCGAAAGCCGGTGAATCGCCCGATCGGATTCGCTTCTTCCGGCAGTCGATGAATAACATGATCACCAAAGCCTGTGGTGATATTAATCTGATCGCCATGCCCAGCCGCCGCACCTTCGAACTATCGCAGTGGCTCCAAGAGCGGATGGAAAAGGTGTATCCCGAGCATCCCGGCTACAAAGCTGGTAGTAATGCTTCGGTCGTATTTCCCACCACACCACCACAGCGCCTACCCGATGCCTTGCAAGGTCAAAAATGGCAGATTGTCAGCCTCCAAGCCGCCGCCTTTGATGAATTCGACGAATGGGATGTGGATTTTGGTGAGGCATTCTCAATTAAGGCGACTGGGACAGCCAACGATGCCTTAATCCCCGGTCTGGTAATCTATTCACCACGCGCTACAGCCATGGCGGCCTGGATGTCAGGCCTTGAACTGGCGGCGGTGAATCTTGAACAAGAAGGCAAGCAACCTTGCTTGGTCCTCGAAACCGGGGTGCTCGATCGCTGGGTTTTGACGCCACTGCCCACACCGGAGTTGAAAGCAGAAGCCGAACGCTTTGAAGCATCGAAAAAAGCGGCCGGTAATATCCACTTCATCGCCCTGCAAACTAGCCCTGATGTTGAAGAATTTGCGGGTTTCTGGATGCTGCGTGATGTGTCGCTCATTTAGTCCACAGCAGCAACATTATTAGTGAC
Above is a window of Romeriopsis navalis LEGE 11480 DNA encoding:
- a CDS encoding Tab2/Atab2 family RNA-binding protein yields the protein MAITWELDFYSRPIVDENNKKVWEILLCESQTGITPPSKPLFKYAEYCANNQVNSIWIAEAMQRAIAKAGESPDRIRFFRQSMNNMITKACGDINLIAMPSRRTFELSQWLQERMEKVYPEHPGYKAGSNASVVFPTTPPQRLPDALQGQKWQIVSLQAAAFDEFDEWDVDFGEAFSIKATGTANDALIPGLVIYSPRATAMAAWMSGLELAAVNLEQEGKQPCLVLETGVLDRWVLTPLPTPELKAEAERFEASKKAAGNIHFIALQTSPDVEEFAGFWMLRDVSLI
- the pirA gene encoding arginine synthesis PII-interacting regulator PirA → MQLIYRGVQHDRQTAALKVRETGVSGKYRGQVWNQQALAETPAAAPLHHLKYRGAAYTIGEIETAKTRQPIEAVVPSGTVLSNLLPQVSRLHKANLQHNIEHRLEVAKAQGNSNLIAMLEREFQEVMS
- a CDS encoding DUF4278 domain-containing protein, encoding MFTSIHIRGEIMQFIYRGVKYNSQPNAAKVREGEVGGKYRGQVWHRHLNTEKAAQKPLHNLKYRGVALTL
- a CDS encoding S1 RNA-binding domain-containing protein; protein product: MTDSTASFSMEDFEKALGQFDYEFSKGQIVTGKAVAYESDFALIDIGGKSPGILPKDEASVYATNDLSTIVPVDEAREFLIIREQNADGQVTLSLRQLEQRKIWQKLVEMQESKESFQVKVTGSNKGGVQVNAMGLRGFIPRSHLANRGNIEGMKGQTLSVLVLDMEENRNRIVLSNRLATRAASFSQLQIGQIVEGTITGIRPFGAFVEFDGNSGLLHVSQISNKRVDDVNKVLNVGDTIKVLIADLNEGENRIALTTKHFESFPGEMLENSQKVMEEVDDRAERARKTLMGSGDAA
- a CDS encoding GntR family transcriptional regulator, producing MQFKIQADSDIPASTQLYNQILFAIASRQFPPGHRLPSTRQLAMLTGLHRNTISKVYRQLEDAGVVDAQAGSGIYVRDQTAEGAARSRSPLLSQFPESHKLIQHTVDELLKQGCSLGQARELFLAEIDWRLRCSAQVLVAAPKHDLAAGEMILRELKKALDIPMQLVPMEELEQVLDQSQSSTVVTSRYFIAQAEAITTPRAARVIPIDIYNFEQEIKLIREFPKGHSLGVVSLSAETVGVAEVIIYSIRGEELLVLTSAVSDRYKLDAMVRNAQTIICDEASYDTVKAAIVAAREDIIRPPQLISFENFIDARSISLLKRELGLEA
- a CDS encoding dienelactone hydrolase family protein, which produces MTQPLQTESIQIPNGALQIAAYQSAPQAPGNYPCIIVIQEVFGVNAYIRDVCDRIASWGFIAVAPAIFQRTAPGFEVGYRPEDLAAGRSHKDQTKAPELISDIQATIAYLKQQPQANARQLGIIGFCFGGHVAYLGATLPEIKVSALFYPSGIAVMTPGGGEPSLTLANKIQGTIYGFFGLQDPIIPNSQTDQIETTFQQQGIKHQIFRYPADHGFACDRRPAYNAEAATDAWKHTQELFDTLKHNS